One genomic segment of Belonocnema kinseyi isolate 2016_QV_RU_SX_M_011 chromosome 2, B_treatae_v1, whole genome shotgun sequence includes these proteins:
- the LOC117167370 gene encoding uncharacterized protein DDB_G0283357-like produces the protein MERIIVCLFFIASCAADGSDFIFPDKLPSRSQESNEPAPNRLSNPQLGIVLPDFSDPEPYYGPQNSECWSSYPGYNQPSNPGYQPSNLGNYPSNPGYQRPNYPGYQNNNQGNANANANANANANANANSQNQNNYHQPDGYQDGYQNPQNSFNSISSSTSNAQSNNGNSAAAASASSTAGIAFVNGIPIASAAAAASAAAAGPGGTSSASSDSASVANGAQQRPPWYFRNRIGDKKDETTEIIEHKEIIEDKVNKESKQIQESTKTKKAEIKESDDDKIHFKD, from the exons ATGGAGAGGATAATTGTCTGCCTGTTTTTTATAGCAAGTTGCG CTGCTGATGGAAGCGATTTTATTTTTCCCGATAAATTACCTTCGCGTTCACAAGAAAGTAATGAACCGGCACCAAATAGACTTTCTAATCCACAGCTAGGTATTGTCCTACCAGATTTTAGTGACCCTGAACCGTATTATGG ACCTCAAAATTCAGAATGTTGGTCTTCTTATCCAGGATACAACCAACCGTCCAACCCAGGATATCAACCTTCAAATCTAGGAAATTATCCTTCCAATCCAGGATACCAAAGACCTAATTATCCAGGCTATCAAAACAATAATCAAGGAAATGCTAATGCTAATGCTAATGCAAATGCAAATGCAAATGCAAATGCAAATTCTCAGAATCAGAATAACTATCATCAGCCTGATGGTTACCAAGACGGTTACCAAAATCCACAAAATTCTTTCAACTCCATATCCAGTTCAACTTCCAATGCTCAATCAAATAATGGCAATTCAGCTGCAGCTGCAAGTGCATCTTCAACTGCAGGAATTGCATTTGTAAATGGAATTCCGATAGCCAGTGCTGCTGCAGCTGCTTCAGCTGCAGCTGCAGGTCCTGGAGGAACTTCCTCTGCATCAAGCGATTCAGCAAGTGTCGCCAATGGTGCTCAACAGCGTCCACCGTGGTATTTCAGAAATAGAATAGGGGATAAAAAAGACGAAACTACAGAAATTATAGAACATAAGGAAATTATAGAAGACAAAGTAAATAAAGAAAGTAAGCAAATTCAAGAAAGTACCAAAACCAAGAAGGCAGAAATCAAAGAGTCAGATGATGACAAAATCCATTTTAAAgactaa